The Lucilia cuprina isolate Lc7/37 chromosome 5, ASM2204524v1, whole genome shotgun sequence genome includes a window with the following:
- the LOC111688283 gene encoding chorion protein S16, translating into MYSNKVVLACLGLICLSSCVWAGSYGVAPAPAYQAVYAPADYAAPDAAEAAASAITDIAAAKASAAKINNVNWAALNKYGYEIGKPLLVRNYGPLTSLYSALAPKRSFVGTVDAGFYKDSYGNIKFSDEFAVGAIAI; encoded by the exons ATGTACAGTAATAAAGTGGTCTTGGCCTGTTTAGGTTTAATATGCTTGAGCAGTTGTGTTTGGGCCGGTTCTTATGGTGTTGCTCCTGCCCCCGCCTATCAGGCAGTCTATGCTCCGGCCGATTATGCTGCACCAGATGCAGCTGAAGCTGCTGCCTCAGCCATTACCGACATTGCTGCCGCCAAGGCTTCAGCGGCTAAAATCAATAATGTCAATTGGGCTGCTTTGAACAAGTATGGCTATGAAATCGGTAAACCACTTTTGGTGAGAAATTATGGTCCATTGACTAGTTTGTACTCGGCTTTGGCTCCGAAACGTAGTTTTGTGGGAACTGTTGATGCAG GTTTTTATAAAGATTCTTATGGTAACATTAAATTCAGCGATGAATTTGCTGTCGGTGCTATTgccatttaa
- the LOC111688282 gene encoding chorion protein S19: MNKYISFAFVVCALVASAHCNSYGSYGGSAPASAYNANSYALGPGPVVYASPPAAYQAAPASYPAPPSYSAPSYPAAKPKYTIQPAYSHELYPGQNNYRSYHSAPVYSQVALPIVPSSPVAKLYVPAQQSYASAPSYGGSGY, encoded by the exons atgaacaaatacatt TCTTTTGCTTTTGTAGTTTGCGCCTTGGTAGCTTCGGCGCACTGCAACAGTTATGGTAGTTATGGTGGCTCTGCACCCGCCAGTGCTTATAATGCTAACTCTTATGCATTAGGACCAGGACCAGTGGTTTATGCTTCTCCTCCTGCCGCCTACCAAGCTGCTCCTGCCTCTTACCCAGCTCCTCCTTCTTATTCAGCTCCTTCATATCCTGCAGCTAAACCCAAATACACCATACAACCAGCCTACTCGCATGAGTTGTATCCTGGTCAAAATAACTACAGAAGTTATCACTCAGCTCCTGTTTATAGTCAAGTGGCTTTGCCCATTGTACCCTCTTCTCCCGTAGCTAAATTGTACGTGCCTGCCCAACAATCGTATGCTTCGGCGCCCAGTTACGGTGGTAGTGGTTACTAA